Proteins encoded together in one Anaerotignum propionicum DSM 1682 window:
- the dnaA gene encoding chromosomal replication initiator protein DnaA, whose translation MMEQINELWNEALKIIEEESSAVSFETWFRPIVPYGLQDHCLYLQVDNPLAKDMLEKRYFDLLKNTIKQVTKTDLEIIILMGNELPVKLMEKKEVQKQGTEIPRNLNPKYVFSSFVVGNSNRMAHAASLAVAEAPAKNYNPLFLYGNSGLGKTHLMHSIAHYILDNNSSAKVLYVTSETFTNELILSIQNNRNEAFRNKYRNIDVLLIDDIQFISKKEGTQEEFFHTFNALYESTKQIIISSDRPPKEIETLEDRLRSRFEMGLIADIQPPDYETRIAILRKKAERDNLQVPDDVLAYIAKNIASNIRELEGALTRIVAFATLTNQDISIFLAENSLKDIFSENASAPITPDSIQEIVAEHFNIRIEDIQGSKKPKNIAFPRQISMYLCRKLLDISLPKIGESFGGRDHTTVIHAISKIEKQLENDTALQNTILQLEKVIKGQ comes from the coding sequence TAAATGAATTGTGGAACGAAGCACTAAAAATTATCGAGGAAGAAAGCTCCGCCGTTAGTTTTGAGACATGGTTTCGTCCCATTGTACCCTACGGCTTGCAGGATCATTGTCTATATTTGCAGGTAGATAATCCCTTGGCCAAGGATATGCTGGAAAAACGTTACTTTGATTTGCTGAAAAATACCATAAAACAGGTTACAAAAACAGATTTGGAAATCATTATTTTAATGGGCAATGAGTTGCCTGTTAAATTAATGGAGAAAAAAGAAGTACAAAAACAAGGTACTGAAATTCCAAGAAATCTAAATCCCAAATATGTATTCAGCTCCTTTGTGGTTGGTAACAGCAACCGTATGGCTCATGCGGCATCTCTGGCGGTTGCCGAAGCACCGGCAAAAAACTATAACCCATTATTTTTATACGGTAACTCCGGTTTGGGCAAAACCCATCTTATGCATTCCATCGCCCATTATATTTTGGATAACAATAGTTCAGCCAAGGTTTTATATGTAACCAGTGAAACCTTTACCAACGAATTGATTCTTTCTATTCAAAACAATAGAAACGAGGCTTTTCGTAATAAATATAGAAATATCGACGTTCTTTTGATTGATGATATACAGTTTATTTCCAAAAAAGAAGGTACTCAGGAGGAATTCTTCCATACCTTTAATGCATTGTATGAATCAACAAAGCAAATTATTATTTCCTCGGACCGACCGCCTAAGGAAATTGAAACTTTAGAAGATAGATTGCGCAGCCGCTTTGAAATGGGCTTAATTGCAGATATTCAACCACCGGACTATGAAACAAGAATTGCAATTTTGCGAAAAAAAGCAGAACGGGATAATTTGCAGGTTCCTGATGATGTTTTGGCATATATCGCAAAAAATATTGCTTCAAATATTCGTGAATTAGAGGGTGCTTTGACCAGAATTGTTGCATTTGCAACATTGACAAACCAAGATATCTCTATTTTCTTGGCAGAGAACTCATTAAAAGATATTTTCAGTGAGAATGCTTCTGCGCCAATTACCCCTGATTCCATTCAAGAAATCGTGGCGGAACATTTTAATATTCGCATAGAAGATATACAAGGAAGCAAAAAACCCAAAAATATTGCTTTCCCCAGACAAATATCTATGTATTTATGCAGAAAATTATTAGATATTTCTCTACCAAAGATTGGTGAAAGTTTTGGAGGACGTGACCATACAACTGTAATTCATGCAATTTCTAAAATTGAAAAGCAGTTGGAAAATGATACGGCATTGCAAAACACCATTTTGCAGCTGGAGAAGGTAATTAAGGGGCAATAA
- the dnaN gene encoding DNA polymerase III subunit beta, which yields MKLICKKDLLLQYINIVNKAVSNRTTLPILECILLTADDKGFVLTGNDLELGIKTAAIEADILEKGEVAIEARIFNEIVRRLNGEDVTISTNEKNAVTIVCGSSEFSIMGQGGDDFPALPEVEQNQAYTLKQNDLRNMIRQTIFSIAQDNAKPVLTGELFEFHDEFFNIVSVDGYRISYRKNNLIQSCGKNDVIVPGKTLSELNKILSQSDEDLVSLYVTDKHILFDLGTAIMVSRLIEGDFIRYEQSFSEDFKTEVLVDKNQMIQSLERASLVSRDNRKTPVRFQIKTKNMEITAKSDMGTAFEEISVEVEGEEISIAFNPRYFIEALRSIDEENVKIHFTASLSPCTILPVEGDSFKYLILPLRM from the coding sequence TTGAAATTGATTTGTAAAAAAGATCTACTGTTACAGTACATAAATATCGTGAATAAAGCGGTTTCCAATCGTACCACACTGCCTATTTTGGAATGCATCTTACTAACTGCTGATGATAAAGGCTTTGTTCTGACTGGAAATGATTTAGAATTGGGAATTAAAACCGCTGCTATTGAAGCTGACATTTTGGAAAAGGGCGAAGTTGCCATTGAAGCTCGCATTTTTAATGAGATTGTTCGTCGATTAAACGGAGAGGACGTAACGATTTCAACAAATGAAAAAAATGCAGTAACCATCGTTTGCGGTTCTTCAGAGTTCAGCATTATGGGCCAAGGTGGAGATGATTTTCCGGCTTTGCCTGAGGTAGAACAAAATCAGGCATATACTTTAAAGCAAAATGACTTAAGAAACATGATTCGTCAGACCATTTTTTCCATTGCCCAAGATAATGCAAAACCTGTTTTAACAGGGGAATTATTTGAGTTTCATGATGAATTTTTTAATATAGTTTCTGTAGATGGCTATCGTATCTCTTACCGAAAAAATAATTTGATTCAAAGTTGTGGAAAAAATGATGTGATTGTTCCTGGTAAAACTTTAAGTGAATTGAATAAAATTTTATCTCAATCTGATGAAGATTTGGTTTCACTTTATGTGACAGACAAACATATTTTGTTTGATTTGGGCACAGCAATTATGGTTTCACGTTTGATAGAGGGGGATTTTATCCGTTATGAGCAAAGTTTTTCAGAGGATTTTAAAACTGAGGTTTTAGTAGATAAAAACCAAATGATTCAATCATTGGAACGTGCTTCATTGGTTTCCAGAGATAACAGAAAAACGCCGGTTCGCTTCCAAATCAAAACAAAAAATATGGAAATTACCGCTAAAAGTGATATGGGAACAGCTTTCGAGGAAATTTCTGTGGAAGTGGAAGGGGAAGAAATTTCCATTGCTTTTAATCCCCGTTATTTTATTGAAGCCCTGCGTTCTATTGATGAAGAAAACGTAAAAATTCACTTTACCGCTTCTTTAAGCCCTTGTACTATATTGCCTGTGGAGGGAGACTCCTTTAAATATTTGATTCTCCCACTAAGAATGTAA
- a CDS encoding RNA-binding S4 domain-containing protein, whose translation MQEVGIQTEFIKLQQILKLAGIIGQGSDARALIAEGLVYVNGEQALERGKKIRHNDVVEVKGLGSVKVVMED comes from the coding sequence ATGCAGGAAGTTGGAATTCAAACAGAATTTATTAAATTACAGCAGATTTTAAAACTTGCCGGTATCATCGGACAAGGTTCTGATGCAAGAGCCTTGATTGCGGAAGGTTTGGTTTATGTAAACGGAGAACAGGCTTTGGAAAGAGGAAAGAAAATACGCCACAATGATGTGGTTGAGGTGAAGGGATTAGGATCGGTAAAAGTTGTGATGGAAGATTAA
- the recF gene encoding DNA replication/repair protein RecF (All proteins in this family for which functions are known are DNA-binding proteins that assist the filamentation of RecA onto DNA for the initiation of recombination or recombinational repair.), which translates to MQISEVSLQGFRNLMEMQIKPSPGINVFYGKNAQGKTNFLESLYLCAMGRSMRTKYDWQMIGFQEEESHIRLLINKNNRKERIDVHLKRDTKKGIARNGVPIKKLGDLFGTLYTVVFSPEDLSLIKDGPAERRRFLDMELCQLSRVYYYDLQQYYRILKQRNNLLREIQKNSSLQDTLFVWDAQLIDYGERVMAARTDFLKRLDKIATEKLNALTGGLDALKIIYKPNCEPGHMEERLKRNLQRDIYLGSTNFGPHKDDILFTIHGKDVKSFGSQGQQRTTALAARLAEIDLIREETGEDPILLLDDVLSELDERRQKYLMESIDGLQAFLTCTGIEDAIKKYISKDNLFYVENGKIVAEDGMEKKRNA; encoded by the coding sequence ATGCAAATTTCGGAGGTTTCTTTGCAAGGCTTTCGCAATCTGATGGAGATGCAAATTAAACCGTCTCCAGGAATTAATGTTTTTTATGGGAAGAATGCTCAAGGGAAAACCAATTTTTTGGAATCCCTTTATTTATGTGCCATGGGAAGGTCTATGCGGACAAAATATGATTGGCAAATGATTGGTTTTCAAGAGGAAGAAAGCCACATCCGCTTATTAATCAATAAAAATAACCGAAAAGAGCGTATTGATGTTCATTTGAAACGAGATACCAAAAAGGGCATAGCCAGAAACGGTGTGCCCATCAAGAAGCTGGGGGATTTATTTGGTACTTTGTATACCGTAGTTTTTTCCCCTGAGGATCTTTCTTTGATTAAAGACGGGCCTGCAGAGCGGCGACGTTTTTTGGATATGGAGCTTTGTCAGCTTAGCCGCGTTTATTATTATGATTTGCAGCAATATTACCGTATTTTGAAGCAGAGAAATAATTTATTGCGGGAGATTCAGAAGAATTCGTCGTTACAAGACACTCTTTTTGTATGGGATGCCCAGTTGATTGATTACGGTGAGCGCGTTATGGCGGCTAGAACGGATTTTTTGAAAAGGCTGGATAAAATCGCCACTGAAAAGCTTAACGCTCTTACAGGGGGCTTAGATGCCCTAAAAATTATATATAAACCAAATTGCGAGCCGGGACATATGGAGGAAAGGCTAAAACGAAATTTGCAACGAGACATTTATTTAGGCAGTACCAATTTTGGGCCCCATAAAGACGATATTTTGTTTACCATTCATGGAAAGGATGTGAAAAGCTTCGGTTCTCAGGGTCAGCAACGAACTACAGCTTTGGCAGCTAGGTTGGCAGAAATTGATTTGATACGGGAAGAGACAGGGGAAGATCCTATTTTACTTTTAGATGATGTGTTGTCTGAATTGGATGAAAGAAGACAAAAATATTTGATGGAAAGTATTGATGGCTTGCAGGCGTTTTTGACTTGCACAGGAATTGAGGATGCAATAAAAAAATATATCAGCAAAGATAATTTGTTTTATGTGGAAAATGGAAAAATTGTCGCAGAGGATGGAATGGAAAAAAAGCGTAATGCCTAA
- the gyrB gene encoding DNA topoisomerase (ATP-hydrolyzing) subunit B — MSSDYNESQIQVLEGLEAVRKRPGMYIGSTSARGLHHLVYEIVDNAVDEALAGFCTEITVKIHPDNSISVMDNGRGIPVGIQQQKGISAVEVVFTILHAGGKFGGGGYKVSGGLHGVGASVVNALSTWLTVNIHTEGKLYEQKYARGDVLAPLTVIGESQQHGTYVHFLPDPEIFEETVFTYDILKQRLRETAFLTKGLKINLIDLREGIEQNRTFHYEGGIKEFVAYINKSRQALYSDIFYCCGQKDGILVEVAFQYNDGYTENIFSFVNNINTPDGGTHLIGFKSGLTKTLNDYGKKIGILKDADKKLSGDDVREGISAVISIKVEDPQFEGQTKAKLGTSEAKNAVESVLSEYFTYYLEENPAIAKNIIEKGMMASRARDAARKARELVRRKTGLENTRLPGKLTDCTSKDPFECEIYIVEGNSAGGSAIKARDPKTQAILPLRGKILNVEKARLDRILGSEEIKNMITAFGTGISEDFDIDKLRYHKIVIMTDADVDGAHIRTLLLTFFYRYMPQLIEEGKVYVAQPPLYRVEKNKQHYYVYDDLQLETLYNEIGKTGIKEVQRYKGLGEMDFDQLRDTTMAVEHRILKKVDISDALIADEIFSMLMGDSVEPRRDFIAENAQYAEMDY, encoded by the coding sequence ATGTCATCAGATTATAATGAAAGTCAAATCCAAGTGTTGGAAGGTTTAGAGGCGGTTAGAAAAAGACCGGGAATGTATATCGGTTCTACCAGCGCCAGAGGGCTGCATCATTTGGTTTACGAAATCGTGGATAATGCGGTGGATGAGGCCTTGGCAGGTTTTTGTACTGAAATAACCGTAAAAATTCATCCGGATAATTCTATTTCTGTTATGGATAACGGCCGAGGCATTCCCGTTGGTATTCAGCAGCAAAAGGGAATATCTGCCGTAGAGGTAGTATTTACGATTTTGCATGCCGGTGGTAAATTTGGCGGTGGGGGATATAAGGTTTCCGGTGGTCTCCACGGTGTTGGTGCATCAGTTGTAAATGCTCTGTCCACATGGCTGACGGTAAACATTCATACTGAAGGCAAGCTCTATGAGCAAAAATATGCCCGTGGTGATGTATTAGCACCCTTAACTGTCATTGGTGAGTCACAACAGCATGGTACCTATGTGCATTTCTTGCCCGATCCTGAAATTTTCGAGGAAACGGTTTTTACCTACGATATTTTAAAGCAGCGCTTGCGAGAAACGGCTTTTCTTACAAAAGGCTTGAAAATTAACCTCATAGATTTGCGTGAGGGGATAGAACAGAATCGTACTTTCCACTATGAAGGTGGTATTAAAGAATTTGTTGCTTATATTAATAAAAGCCGTCAGGCATTATATAGCGATATTTTTTATTGCTGTGGCCAGAAGGATGGTATTTTGGTGGAAGTGGCATTTCAGTATAACGATGGATATACCGAAAACATTTTTAGCTTTGTCAATAATATTAATACCCCTGATGGTGGTACCCATTTAATTGGTTTTAAAAGCGGTTTGACAAAAACATTGAATGATTACGGGAAAAAAATCGGTATTCTCAAGGATGCGGATAAGAAGCTTTCCGGTGATGATGTACGAGAAGGTATTTCCGCTGTTATCAGTATTAAAGTCGAAGATCCTCAGTTTGAAGGTCAGACAAAGGCGAAATTAGGCACAAGCGAAGCGAAGAATGCTGTTGAAAGCGTTTTAAGCGAATATTTTACCTATTATCTGGAGGAAAACCCTGCGATAGCTAAAAATATCATTGAAAAGGGTATGATGGCTTCCAGAGCCCGTGACGCTGCCAGAAAGGCAAGAGAATTGGTACGCCGTAAGACAGGCTTGGAGAATACAAGACTGCCCGGCAAGCTAACAGATTGTACCAGTAAGGACCCTTTTGAATGCGAAATTTACATCGTAGAGGGTAACTCTGCGGGGGGCAGTGCAATTAAGGCAAGAGACCCTAAAACACAAGCGATTTTACCTTTGCGAGGGAAAATTTTAAATGTGGAAAAGGCTAGACTGGATCGTATTTTAGGCAGTGAAGAAATTAAAAATATGATTACCGCTTTTGGCACAGGTATTTCAGAAGATTTTGATATTGATAAACTGCGTTATCATAAAATTGTTATCATGACAGATGCCGATGTGGATGGTGCCCATATCCGTACATTGCTTTTAACCTTCTTTTACCGCTATATGCCTCAATTAATTGAGGAAGGCAAGGTTTATGTTGCCCAGCCACCATTATACCGTGTGGAGAAGAATAAACAGCATTATTATGTTTATGACGACTTACAGTTAGAAACGTTATACAATGAGATTGGAAAAACAGGGATTAAAGAAGTACAGAGATATAAGGGTCTAGGTGAGATGGACTTTGATCAGTTGAGAGATACCACCATGGCTGTGGAACACCGTATTTTGAAAAAAGTTGACATCAGTGATGCTTTGATTGCCGACGAGATATTCAGTATGCTTATGGGGGACAGTGTAGAGCCACGTAGGGATTTTATTGCTGAAAATGCCCAGTATGCTGAAATGGATTATTAA
- the gyrA gene encoding DNA gyrase subunit A — MSDEFKEIDKVVSIDINEEMKKCYIDYAMSVIVARALPDVRDGLKPVQRRILFSMNEMNLDPNKGYRKSARIVGDTMGKYHPHGDSSIYQAMVRMAQNFSMRYMLVDGHGNFGSIDGYGAAASRYTEARMSKITAELLADIEKDTVDFVPNYDENEKEPTVLPARIPNLLVNGSSGIAVGMATNIPPHNLTEVINGVVCMIDNTINDKDTDVEELMEHIQGPDFPTGATILGKSGIRAAYRTGRGKILVRALAEIQPMSNGREKIVVTELPYMVNKLRLIEKIAELVKDKRIEGINDLYDASAGDDIQIIIELKKDVNANVILNQLYKYTQLQESFGAIMIALVNGKPETLNLKQIISEYLKHQENVVTRRTKFNLDKAEKRAHILEGLRIAIDNIDEVIRIIRTSYDNAKERLMERFQLSEIQAQAILEMQLRRLQGLEHEKIDAEYKDLMEKIAHFKSLLADRKLMLGVIKDEITLVRDKYGDERRTQLVQNPGEIDVEDLIEEETCVMTLSNLNYIKRTPLDTYKSQNRGGRGIVGMQTREEDFVKDMFLSSTHDTILFFTDRGRVYRMKGYEIPEAGRTARGMAIVNLLEIAPGESITAIIPVKEFKEDEYLVMITKQGIIKKTEMASFANIRKGGLIAVNLRDDDNLISVMTTNGENEIFVATRNGLGIKFSEKDVRPMGRTATGVKAITLREEDYVVSAVKIMENAEILNVTEKGFGKRTETDAFTVQYRGGKGLKVHQLTEKTGALTGVLLVEENEEVMLMTSEGIIIRLRARDISTIGRVSQGVKLMNLNDGVTVVGIAKISEEDIKDDELEILDDETSANEESSIISEEETSITE; from the coding sequence ATGAGCGACGAATTCAAAGAAATAGATAAGGTCGTTTCCATAGATATCAACGAGGAAATGAAAAAATGCTATATCGATTACGCTATGAGCGTTATCGTTGCCCGTGCATTGCCCGATGTGCGGGATGGCTTAAAGCCAGTGCAAAGACGTATCCTCTTCTCTATGAATGAAATGAACCTTGACCCCAATAAAGGCTACCGTAAATCGGCCCGTATTGTGGGTGATACCATGGGTAAATACCACCCTCATGGTGATAGCTCTATTTATCAGGCAATGGTGCGTATGGCTCAGAATTTCTCAATGCGCTATATGCTGGTGGATGGCCACGGTAACTTCGGCTCGATCGATGGCTACGGCGCTGCTGCAAGCCGTTATACCGAGGCAAGAATGTCTAAAATTACAGCAGAATTGTTGGCGGATATCGAAAAAGATACCGTTGATTTTGTGCCAAACTACGATGAAAACGAAAAAGAACCTACTGTTTTGCCCGCTAGAATCCCTAACTTGCTGGTAAATGGCTCATCAGGTATCGCTGTTGGTATGGCAACCAATATACCACCGCATAACTTGACAGAGGTCATTAATGGTGTTGTTTGTATGATTGATAATACTATCAATGATAAAGATACCGATGTTGAGGAATTAATGGAGCATATCCAGGGCCCGGATTTCCCCACAGGTGCAACAATCCTTGGAAAAAGCGGAATTCGTGCAGCGTATCGTACCGGTAGAGGGAAAATTTTGGTTCGTGCATTGGCAGAAATTCAACCTATGTCAAACGGCCGTGAAAAAATTGTGGTTACAGAATTGCCCTATATGGTGAATAAACTTCGGTTGATTGAAAAAATAGCTGAGTTGGTAAAGGATAAACGTATTGAAGGCATTAACGATTTGTATGATGCCTCCGCTGGCGATGATATCCAGATTATTATTGAGCTGAAGAAAGATGTAAATGCCAATGTTATTTTGAATCAGCTTTATAAATATACCCAGCTTCAGGAAAGCTTTGGCGCGATTATGATTGCGTTGGTCAATGGTAAGCCTGAAACTTTAAACTTGAAGCAAATCATTTCGGAATACTTGAAACATCAGGAAAATGTGGTCACAAGAAGAACGAAATTTAATCTGGATAAAGCAGAAAAAAGAGCTCATATTCTGGAAGGTCTGCGTATTGCCATTGATAATATTGATGAGGTAATCCGCATAATCCGTACCAGCTATGATAATGCTAAGGAACGCCTGATGGAACGCTTTCAGCTTTCAGAGATTCAGGCGCAGGCAATCTTGGAAATGCAGCTGCGTCGTTTACAGGGCTTGGAGCACGAAAAAATCGATGCGGAGTATAAAGATTTGATGGAAAAAATTGCTCATTTTAAATCTTTGTTGGCAGATAGAAAATTAATGCTCGGCGTCATTAAGGATGAAATCACGTTAGTTCGGGATAAATATGGGGATGAACGCCGTACCCAGTTGGTGCAGAACCCCGGTGAAATTGATGTGGAGGATTTGATTGAGGAAGAAACTTGCGTTATGACTCTTTCTAACCTGAACTATATTAAGCGTACGCCTTTGGATACCTATAAGAGTCAAAATAGAGGTGGTAGAGGTATTGTTGGTATGCAGACAAGAGAGGAAGATTTTGTTAAAGATATGTTCCTTTCCTCCACCCATGATACCATTTTGTTCTTTACCGATCGGGGTAGAGTATACCGAATGAAAGGCTATGAAATTCCAGAAGCAGGGCGTACAGCAAGGGGCATGGCAATTGTGAATCTGCTGGAAATTGCTCCCGGTGAAAGCATTACTGCGATTATCCCTGTGAAGGAATTTAAGGAAGATGAATACCTTGTTATGATAACAAAACAGGGCATCATTAAGAAAACAGAGATGGCAAGCTTTGCAAATATCCGTAAGGGTGGCTTAATCGCTGTTAACTTAAGGGATGATGATAATCTGATTTCCGTTATGACAACCAATGGTGAAAACGAAATTTTTGTTGCAACAAGAAATGGTTTGGGTATTAAGTTCTCTGAAAAAGATGTGCGTCCTATGGGTCGTACGGCTACGGGTGTAAAGGCCATTACTCTGCGTGAGGAGGACTATGTGGTCTCTGCCGTGAAGATTATGGAAAATGCAGAAATTTTGAATGTAACGGAAAAAGGCTTTGGAAAACGTACGGAAACAGATGCGTTTACTGTGCAATATCGTGGCGGAAAAGGCTTGAAGGTGCATCAATTGACAGAAAAAACAGGCGCATTGACCGGTGTTTTATTGGTTGAGGAGAATGAAGAAGTGATGCTAATGACATCAGAAGGCATTATAATCCGCCTGCGTGCAAGGGATATTTCAACCATTGGCCGTGTTTCTCAGGGTGTGAAACTGATGAATTTGAATGACGGTGTAACGGTTGTGGGTATCGCAAAAATATCTGAGGAAGATATTAAAGATGATGAACTAGAGATTTTGGATGATGAAACCTCTGCAAACGAGGAAAGCTCTATTATCTCAGAAGAAGAAACTTCAATCACTGAATAA
- a CDS encoding CapA family protein produces the protein MKKIISLLFICFFFTSCSAEGRQNYSVSTGQALPIVREAKLAVVGDIMVHDYQYQEAYNPSTGSYDFMHNFQDVKKYFDGYDLVLGNLESTFGGTGRSYSSYPCFNTPDAFLDAVKDAGFDILTTANNHCMDTGKAGLIRTLDKLDEVGIAHMGTYRSAEDRDKILYQNVNGINFAFLSYTYGTNGIAVPDAYLVNLIDEDQMVADIKKARERADVVVVMPHMGNEYENYPKEVFQKWADLMFLAGADIILASHPHVLQRMEYRKIDHGDGEHDGFIIYSLGNFISSQTTPPRNASIILHLSVEQVGDAPPNVTKVSFVPVWTQFRNAQDKNHFVVRSVYEMLTLDQNKKDQLIRRKDQKRLAEVHDETASFLLDRKIPISEIQEEYVFEK, from the coding sequence ATGAAAAAAATAATTTCACTGTTGTTTATATGTTTCTTTTTTACCTCCTGCTCAGCCGAAGGCCGGCAAAATTACTCTGTCTCCACGGGTCAAGCATTGCCTATTGTTAGAGAGGCTAAACTGGCGGTTGTGGGTGATATTATGGTACATGACTATCAATATCAAGAGGCGTATAACCCCTCCACGGGAAGCTATGACTTTATGCATAATTTTCAAGATGTAAAGAAATATTTCGATGGCTATGACCTTGTTCTGGGAAATTTAGAGTCAACCTTTGGTGGAACAGGACGAAGCTATTCTTCTTATCCCTGCTTTAATACCCCTGATGCATTTTTGGATGCAGTGAAAGACGCAGGCTTTGATATTTTGACCACGGCAAACAATCATTGTATGGATACGGGAAAGGCAGGATTAATCCGAACATTGGACAAGCTGGATGAAGTAGGAATTGCCCATATGGGAACGTATCGTTCAGCAGAAGATCGGGATAAAATTTTATATCAGAATGTCAACGGAATTAATTTTGCTTTTTTATCCTATACCTATGGAACCAATGGGATTGCTGTGCCTGACGCATATTTGGTGAATCTCATAGATGAGGATCAAATGGTAGCTGATATTAAAAAGGCCAGAGAGCGGGCAGATGTTGTTGTGGTTATGCCTCATATGGGTAACGAATATGAAAACTATCCAAAGGAAGTATTTCAAAAGTGGGCAGATTTGATGTTTCTTGCCGGGGCAGATATTATTCTAGCCAGTCATCCCCATGTATTGCAGCGTATGGAATACCGTAAGATAGACCATGGTGATGGTGAACATGATGGGTTTATTATTTATTCCTTAGGAAATTTTATTTCTTCTCAAACAACACCTCCCAGAAATGCATCTATTATTTTGCACCTAAGCGTTGAACAGGTGGGAGATGCACCACCAAATGTAACAAAGGTTTCTTTTGTTCCTGTTTGGACACAATTTAGAAATGCACAGGATAAGAACCACTTTGTGGTACGAAGTGTTTATGAAATGCTCACATTAGACCAAAATAAAAAAGATCAGCTTATCCGAAGAAAGGATCAAAAACGGTTGGCAGAGGTTCATGATGAAACAGCATCCTTTTTGCTAGATCGAAAAATTCCTATTTCAGAGATTCAAGAGGAATATGTATTTGAAAAATAA
- a CDS encoding FadR/GntR family transcriptional regulator, protein MERDYLAENVAYLTKDLGKCNISQNLFQRFKELIMGGVLPAGYMLPNENIVSDMLKVGRSTLREAYTALAVFGFIKRSKAGTFINEIDNIVNIAPFSITVENSDIGDLLEFRYMLEAETASYAAKRATPEDIANITFCYEKMVESKHDVNLFVDYDTMFHLQVSAATHNNLLISTMIAAKESFEKGIRLALRESLTQNPRAIDVTLDLHGKLLDAIKNGDYQTAYAVMREHISYVNLTVKYG, encoded by the coding sequence ATGGAGAGGGATTATCTTGCGGAGAATGTAGCTTATTTGACCAAGGATTTAGGTAAATGCAATATTTCCCAAAATTTGTTCCAGCGGTTTAAGGAACTGATTATGGGTGGAGTGCTCCCGGCAGGATATATGCTGCCGAATGAAAATATTGTAAGTGATATGTTAAAAGTTGGACGTAGTACCCTACGAGAGGCTTATACGGCTTTGGCTGTTTTTGGTTTTATTAAGCGCTCAAAAGCAGGTACTTTTATCAATGAAATTGATAATATTGTGAATATTGCTCCTTTTAGTATTACGGTGGAAAATTCTGATATAGGTGACCTATTGGAATTTAGATATATGTTGGAAGCGGAAACGGCAAGCTATGCAGCAAAAAGGGCTACCCCTGAGGATATCGCAAATATCACCTTTTGTTATGAAAAAATGGTGGAAAGCAAACATGATGTGAATTTATTTGTAGATTATGACACCATGTTTCATTTGCAAGTTTCAGCGGCAACTCATAACAATCTTCTCATCAGTACGATGATTGCCGCCAAAGAATCCTTTGAAAAGGGCATTAGGCTGGCACTGCGGGAGTCTCTTACACAAAATCCCAGGGCTATTGATGTAACTCTTGATTTGCATGGAAAACTATTAGATGCAATCAAAAATGGAGATTATCAAACGGCTTATGCAGTGATGAGAGAACATATTTCCTATGTGAATTTGACTGTGAAGTACGGCTGA